A single genomic interval of Lacrimispora sphenoides JCM 1415 harbors:
- a CDS encoding helix-turn-helix domain-containing protein gives MDQIKIGKFIASCRKEKNLTQAQLAEKLGITDRAVSKWETAKSMPDTGLMPELCELLGISVNELISGEKLNLMEDYRKNAESNLLALKEMEESKNRELLKLEWVIGYMGTIPYLILILTASFGNVSTIIRAILIGLAIVLFIPAIYFSLKLERDAGYYECQHCHERYVPTLKQVVFAPHNGRKRYMKCPKCGKRTYQIKVLTK, from the coding sequence ATGGATCAGATTAAAATCGGAAAATTTATTGCTTCTTGCCGAAAGGAGAAAAATCTGACACAGGCTCAACTTGCCGAGAAATTAGGAATTACAGACAGAGCGGTATCAAAATGGGAGACAGCGAAAAGTATGCCAGATACCGGATTAATGCCAGAACTATGTGAGCTTCTTGGAATAAGTGTTAACGAGCTAATCAGTGGGGAAAAGTTAAATCTTATGGAAGATTACAGAAAAAATGCAGAATCAAATTTGCTGGCACTCAAAGAAATGGAGGAGAGCAAAAATAGAGAGCTTTTAAAGCTGGAATGGGTTATTGGGTATATGGGAACAATACCATATTTGATTTTGATACTCACAGCAAGTTTCGGCAACGTATCGACTATCATTCGTGCTATTTTGATTGGATTGGCTATTGTCCTCTTTATACCGGCCATATATTTTTCCCTAAAACTGGAGCGTGATGCAGGATATTATGAATGCCAACATTGCCATGAGCGATATGTGCCTACTTTAAAACAGGTAGTGTTTGCACCACATAACGGAAGAAAACGCTATATGAAATGCCCAAAATGTGGGAAAAGGACTTATCAAATAAAAGTGCTGACGAAATAA
- a CDS encoding response regulator, which yields MYRVILVDDEFLVREAVKETMDWGSRGFELRGCFQHGEDAMDYIRDNPVEVVLTDICMPYMDGLELSRLISREYPHICVVILSGYDNFEYAKQALKYRVREYILKPFSLEELGQALDGIREKLDQESRERRRLLKNREVLKSKLLMRLICGNSSAAELEAELKSYGIALRGSKCMVAVGDAEIRGEDKESAELLCFAVYNIAAEIIGRSGIGYVIQKLDHQLVFLLLGNFHERWGEKAEKLFQMISDSVKNCMGIRLTIGIGSPVNSTAQLYLSYEEAEDMLEYRYSQEAGAILYRERAEKAAVFEEWEKLQEDLLNAVREGEKKKAGVALFSLCLRIQESFLKKDRAKSIIIHTLSEARSMLEVMGMEGFEAYEQVNKYISQIDGKKSLEEERTALEAIFGGLVDAVAEVKDRKGNERAVLAVDYIRSHYGESSLNLQSICSYLAMSPSRFSAMFRECIGKSFVEVLSDTRMEKARELLETTSLKTYQVAEKTGFGDPHYFSLAFKKATGKTPTEYAKEKRR from the coding sequence ATGTATCGTGTGATTCTTGTTGATGATGAATTTTTAGTCCGTGAGGCAGTAAAGGAAACCATGGACTGGGGCAGCAGGGGATTTGAACTAAGGGGGTGTTTTCAGCATGGGGAGGATGCCATGGATTACATCCGTGATAATCCGGTAGAGGTAGTTCTGACGGATATCTGTATGCCTTATATGGATGGCCTGGAATTAAGCCGCCTGATTTCCAGGGAATACCCGCATATCTGTGTGGTCATATTAAGCGGTTATGATAATTTTGAATATGCCAAACAGGCCTTAAAATATCGGGTAAGAGAGTATATTCTGAAGCCTTTTTCTCTTGAAGAGCTGGGACAGGCCCTTGACGGCATCCGCGAAAAGCTGGATCAGGAAAGCCGGGAAAGAAGAAGGTTGCTTAAGAATAGAGAGGTTTTAAAGTCAAAGCTTCTGATGCGCCTGATCTGCGGGAACAGTTCTGCTGCCGAACTGGAGGCAGAGCTTAAATCCTATGGCATTGCCCTTCGTGGATCTAAGTGTATGGTTGCTGTCGGGGATGCGGAAATCAGGGGAGAGGATAAGGAGTCAGCAGAACTTTTGTGCTTTGCTGTTTATAATATTGCAGCTGAGATCATTGGAAGATCAGGGATTGGGTATGTGATTCAGAAGCTGGATCACCAGCTGGTTTTTCTGCTGTTGGGGAACTTTCATGAACGATGGGGGGAAAAGGCAGAAAAACTGTTTCAAATGATCTCAGATAGCGTTAAAAATTGTATGGGTATCAGGCTTACCATTGGAATCGGAAGTCCTGTAAACAGTACGGCGCAGCTTTATCTGTCTTATGAGGAGGCAGAGGATATGCTGGAATACCGCTACAGCCAGGAGGCAGGAGCCATTCTGTACAGGGAAAGGGCTGAGAAAGCGGCTGTTTTCGAAGAATGGGAAAAACTGCAGGAGGATTTACTTAACGCGGTCAGGGAAGGAGAAAAAAAGAAAGCAGGAGTGGCTCTTTTCAGCCTCTGCCTGCGGATACAGGAATCCTTTTTAAAAAAGGACCGTGCCAAAAGCATCATCATTCATACGCTCTCTGAGGCCAGATCCATGCTGGAGGTAATGGGTATGGAAGGCTTTGAGGCGTATGAGCAGGTAAATAAATATATCTCGCAAATAGACGGAAAAAAGTCACTGGAGGAAGAACGGACGGCTTTGGAGGCAATTTTCGGAGGACTTGTAGATGCAGTGGCAGAGGTAAAGGATAGGAAGGGGAATGAGCGGGCGGTACTAGCCGTAGATTATATAAGGAGCCACTATGGCGAAAGCTCTTTAAACCTTCAGTCCATATGCAGCTACCTGGCTATGAGTCCCAGCCGTTTCAGCGCCATGTTCCGGGAATGTATCGGAAAAAGCTTCGTAGAGGTATTAAGTGATACCCGCATGGAAAAGGCCAGAGAACTCCTGGAAACTACCAGCTTAAAAACGTATCAGGTAGCCGAGAAGACCGGGTTCGGAGATCCCCATTATTTCAGTCTTGCCTTTAAGAAGGCAACCGGAAAGACGCCTACAGAATATGCAAAGGAAAAGAGGAGATAA